A stretch of the Ochrobactrum sp. BTU1 genome encodes the following:
- a CDS encoding prohibitin family protein — translation MRHIPTAIAAFIGLAILSVVLGSWYTVDEGERGVILRYGAVAGVAQPGLGFKIPLIDSVVRVSVQSKAAIYNGMEAYSRDQQPATMNLSVNYRIPPDRVEEVYATYGGEDGLLSRLVERRVFEESKTVFGRFAAVTAIQERGRLNQEIADAIQKSVSGPVIIDSVQIENIDFSDAYEASIEQRMLAEVEVQRLRQNAEREKVQAEITVTQANAQADARRADAQAQADSVRLQAQADAEAIRLKGDAEAQAIKARGDALRDNPGLVSLTQAEKWNGQLPTTMLPNGAIPMLNLTQE, via the coding sequence ATGCGTCATATTCCAACTGCTATTGCCGCATTTATCGGCTTAGCCATTTTGAGTGTCGTTCTGGGGTCCTGGTATACTGTCGACGAGGGGGAACGTGGCGTCATTCTGCGTTATGGAGCCGTGGCCGGCGTTGCACAGCCGGGGCTTGGTTTCAAAATTCCATTGATAGATTCCGTCGTTCGCGTTTCGGTCCAATCCAAGGCAGCTATCTATAACGGCATGGAGGCCTATAGCCGGGACCAGCAACCAGCAACGATGAACCTCTCGGTCAACTATCGTATTCCGCCGGACCGCGTTGAAGAAGTTTATGCCACCTATGGCGGTGAAGATGGACTTCTGTCGCGTTTGGTTGAACGTCGCGTGTTCGAGGAAAGTAAGACTGTATTCGGTCGCTTCGCAGCTGTAACAGCCATTCAGGAGCGCGGTCGCCTTAATCAGGAAATCGCAGACGCTATCCAGAAAAGCGTAAGCGGTCCGGTCATCATCGATAGCGTGCAGATCGAGAATATTGATTTCTCTGATGCCTACGAGGCTAGTATTGAGCAGCGTATGCTTGCTGAGGTCGAAGTTCAGCGTCTGCGTCAGAATGCAGAACGTGAAAAGGTGCAGGCGGAAATTACCGTGACGCAGGCTAATGCGCAGGCTGACGCCCGCCGTGCAGATGCGCAGGCGCAGGCTGATTCTGTGAGGCTTCAGGCACAAGCTGATGCAGAAGCTATTCGTCTGAAGGGTGACGCTGAGGCTCAGGCCATCAAGGCGCGTGGTGATGCATTGCGCGACAACCCAGGTCTGGTTTCGCTCACACAGGCCGAAAAGTGGAACGGACAACTTCCCACGACAATGCTGCCGAACGGCGCCATTCCGATGTTGAACCTTACGCAGGAATAA
- a CDS encoding PepSY domain-containing protein yields the protein MRTMLAAILLTATSVGAFAAAPEGAKLSEIIAKIEQTADVQYIDEVDWNDRGYYEIEYFMKNGAKVEIKIDPKTGESVR from the coding sequence ATGCGCACCATGCTTGCAGCCATTCTTCTCACTGCGACTTCCGTCGGCGCTTTTGCAGCCGCGCCAGAAGGCGCAAAGTTATCCGAGATAATCGCCAAAATCGAGCAAACAGCCGATGTTCAATATATTGATGAAGTCGATTGGAATGATCGCGGTTATTATGAAATCGAATATTTTATGAAGAATGGGGCAAAGGTCGAAATCAAGATCGATCCCAAAACGGGCGAATCTGTTCGATAA
- a CDS encoding DoxX family protein — MAETSSLNKYQPHAIGILRIVTALLYIEHGTQKAFSFPIAGPDSLSALQIASALLEVVGGALILLGWFTRPVAFILSGHMAFAYFMAHFPKSFFPVANGGDAAILFCFVFLTLVATGAGAFSVDNRNR, encoded by the coding sequence ATGGCAGAAACCAGCTCGCTCAACAAATATCAACCTCATGCCATTGGCATCCTTCGTATTGTGACGGCATTGCTTTATATCGAGCATGGCACGCAGAAAGCATTCAGTTTTCCTATTGCCGGCCCTGATAGCCTGTCTGCATTGCAAATCGCATCAGCCTTGCTGGAGGTTGTTGGCGGCGCGTTGATCTTGCTGGGCTGGTTCACCCGTCCTGTCGCCTTCATCCTATCGGGTCATATGGCTTTTGCCTATTTCATGGCGCATTTTCCCAAAAGCTTCTTCCCAGTTGCAAATGGTGGCGATGCGGCAATTCTGTTCTGCTTCGTATTCCTGACGCTCGTCGCAACTGGTGCTGGCGCATTTTCAGTCGATAATCGTAACCGTTGA
- a CDS encoding lipid kinase, giving the protein MAIASKRRALLIVNPKARNGKGFSADMRAILEQGGISLVEKTAKSDETISDVILGNRDVDLVIVGGGDGTLNAAAKGLMETKLPLAILPLGTANDFARTIGIPADPTEATRQLLNYQQLPIDLGEVNGHLYFNVASIGFSAELAQKLSADAKKKWGKLGYAIAASRILMRSELFTAYLEHDGITEKIKTLQVSVGNGKFYGGGMAVEKDAAIDDGKLDFYSLEVDHWWKLLRLLPSLRQGTQSKWDDVRAFPTTEVIIRTKKPRPVNTDGELSTWTPAHFRLHRKAIEAYRPASF; this is encoded by the coding sequence ATGGCCATAGCTTCCAAGCGCCGAGCATTGCTGATCGTCAACCCGAAAGCCCGAAATGGTAAAGGGTTCAGCGCTGATATGCGCGCGATTCTGGAGCAAGGCGGGATATCGCTGGTAGAGAAGACTGCAAAAAGCGACGAAACAATTTCAGATGTCATTCTTGGCAATCGCGATGTTGATTTGGTGATTGTCGGCGGAGGCGACGGTACACTCAATGCAGCCGCAAAAGGACTTATGGAAACGAAACTGCCACTGGCTATCCTGCCCTTAGGTACCGCGAATGACTTTGCTCGTACGATTGGCATCCCCGCAGACCCAACGGAAGCCACGCGCCAATTACTGAATTATCAGCAACTCCCCATCGATCTGGGTGAGGTCAACGGTCATCTGTATTTCAATGTTGCAAGCATCGGTTTTAGTGCTGAATTGGCGCAAAAACTCAGTGCCGATGCCAAGAAGAAATGGGGCAAGCTTGGCTATGCCATCGCCGCTAGCCGTATTCTGATGAGATCCGAGCTTTTCACGGCCTATCTTGAACATGACGGCATAACCGAAAAGATAAAAACGCTTCAGGTGTCGGTTGGAAATGGCAAGTTTTATGGTGGTGGCATGGCTGTCGAAAAAGATGCAGCCATTGACGATGGAAAGCTCGATTTTTATAGCCTCGAAGTCGATCATTGGTGGAAGCTGTTGCGGCTCCTGCCAAGTCTTCGACAGGGTACCCAGTCAAAATGGGATGATGTGCGCGCATTTCCTACGACGGAAGTTATCATACGCACCAAAAAACCACGGCCGGTGAATACTGATGGCGAGCTCTCGACCTGGACGCCGGCTCATTTCCGCCTGCACCGCAAAGCAATCGAAGCATACCGGCCAGCATCATTCTAA
- a CDS encoding septal ring lytic transglycosylase RlpA family protein — protein sequence MSSNRWQNRAGNVGLSIKREKRGSTAMLTFMALAVALAGCASAPQPKSSKKKHPKEYFAESKYGVKASPRVTNVQGKPLPRGGGRNQIGQPYQVKGRWYYPKENKNYASTGRASWYGSAFHGRLTANGEIYDMTHLTAAHPTMPLPSYARVTNTFNGSSIIVRVNDRGPFERDRVIDLSQKAAEMLDYQHHGTADVKVEYVGRAPLDGQDDAYLMASYRSGNGDPIGQPATGVMMAMNAPTPTPAGIAAMPVPQSSPFEVNPAYGDGEMPLLPANVPVPSQRPAGSFGVATAARIGGLGYASDRLAASAYAEERTYGSILTANAVSDAWKRRNTEDQREYVEIGMFNSLEDAMKLEKSLPRSAHVTRTKIPTEQGDIYELTAFAEKGNNDDLLRAAWKAGATDAFVVRAD from the coding sequence ATGAGTTCGAACCGGTGGCAAAACCGTGCTGGAAACGTAGGGCTATCGATTAAGCGTGAAAAACGCGGATCGACTGCAATGTTGACATTCATGGCATTAGCCGTGGCTCTCGCGGGTTGTGCGAGCGCTCCACAACCGAAGTCATCGAAGAAAAAACACCCCAAAGAATATTTTGCCGAATCCAAATATGGCGTCAAAGCCAGCCCCCGAGTTACCAATGTTCAAGGGAAGCCTCTGCCTCGCGGCGGTGGGCGCAACCAGATCGGTCAACCCTATCAGGTCAAAGGCCGTTGGTATTATCCAAAAGAGAACAAGAACTACGCCTCGACGGGCCGCGCCTCTTGGTATGGCAGCGCTTTTCATGGCCGTCTGACCGCCAATGGCGAAATCTACGACATGACGCATCTGACGGCAGCGCATCCAACAATGCCGCTGCCAAGTTATGCGCGTGTCACAAACACTTTTAATGGCAGCTCCATCATCGTTCGCGTGAATGATCGTGGGCCATTCGAGCGTGATCGCGTTATCGATCTGTCGCAGAAGGCTGCCGAAATGCTGGATTACCAGCATCATGGTACCGCTGATGTGAAGGTTGAATATGTTGGGCGTGCGCCGCTTGATGGGCAGGATGATGCTTATCTGATGGCGTCTTACCGTTCGGGCAATGGCGATCCTATCGGACAGCCAGCCACGGGCGTCATGATGGCCATGAATGCGCCGACACCAACACCTGCGGGTATCGCAGCCATGCCGGTCCCACAGTCTTCGCCATTTGAAGTTAATCCCGCTTATGGCGATGGCGAAATGCCGTTGCTTCCTGCCAACGTTCCAGTTCCATCGCAGCGTCCGGCTGGCAGCTTTGGCGTTGCCACAGCAGCGCGTATTGGCGGTCTTGGATATGCGTCGGATCGCCTGGCTGCATCAGCCTATGCAGAAGAGCGTACCTATGGCAGCATCCTGACAGCAAACGCTGTTTCCGATGCATGGAAGCGTCGCAATACGGAAGATCAGCGTGAATATGTCGAAATCGGCATGTTTAACTCGCTGGAAGATGCGATGAAGCTCGAAAAATCTCTGCCTCGCTCTGCGCACGTTACGCGCACAAAAATACCGACAGAGCAGGGTGATATTTACGAGCTGACAGCTTTTGCCGAAAAGGGCAATAACGACGATCTGCTTCGCGCTGCATGGAAGGCTGGAGCGACCGACGCCTTTGTCGTTCGTGCGGACTGA
- a CDS encoding D-alanyl-D-alanine carboxypeptidase, protein MGRFSISIKLASAVAAAVLIAAPCYAQTVQAGFATKAPQVLLLDDKSGTVLLSKNPDMKVPPASLAKLMTAEVVFEALEKGNTTLETTYPVTEYAWRTGGAPSGTSTMFAAIKSTPTVADLLQGMIVQAANDGAIILAEGLSGSEGAFAQAMNERAKELGLTSSNFVNSTGLPAPGQTVTLSDLIKLARHIHSAYPERYKYYAQEAFTWNKIMQRNRNPLLRLDIGADGMGTGYTEASGYALVGSAEQNGRRLFLAMSGLTSIKEREEEAKKLIQWGMTSFDTVNIYAANEEISTAKVFGGSASSVPLKVKDGVELLLPKEGRDKLKARITYQGPLNAPVLADTEVGTLQFELNGNVVQQMPLYTAQEVPVGTLSQRAMGAVMELSTGWLRKYL, encoded by the coding sequence ATGGGGCGTTTCTCGATAAGCATAAAGCTTGCATCGGCGGTTGCCGCTGCCGTTTTAATAGCCGCACCGTGCTATGCGCAGACGGTGCAGGCTGGCTTTGCAACGAAAGCGCCACAGGTGCTTTTGTTAGACGACAAGAGCGGCACAGTTCTTCTTTCAAAAAATCCGGATATGAAAGTCCCACCGGCATCGCTTGCCAAGCTGATGACGGCGGAAGTTGTCTTTGAGGCGCTTGAAAAAGGCAACACGACGCTCGAAACCACCTATCCGGTTACTGAATATGCCTGGCGTACCGGCGGAGCGCCGTCCGGCACATCGACCATGTTCGCTGCCATTAAATCCACCCCGACCGTTGCCGATCTTCTTCAGGGCATGATCGTGCAGGCGGCCAATGATGGCGCCATCATTCTCGCCGAAGGCCTGTCTGGTAGTGAAGGTGCTTTTGCTCAAGCAATGAATGAGCGCGCGAAAGAGCTTGGCTTGACTAGCTCGAATTTCGTGAACTCCACCGGATTGCCTGCTCCCGGACAAACGGTGACGCTGTCGGATCTGATAAAACTCGCGCGCCACATCCACAGCGCTTATCCGGAACGCTATAAATATTACGCGCAAGAAGCGTTTACCTGGAACAAGATCATGCAGCGCAATCGAAACCCGCTTTTGCGGCTCGACATCGGTGCTGATGGCATGGGAACGGGTTACACTGAAGCGTCCGGTTATGCGCTTGTTGGATCGGCAGAACAGAACGGGCGTCGGCTTTTCCTGGCGATGAGTGGTCTAACAAGCATCAAAGAACGTGAAGAAGAGGCGAAGAAGCTCATTCAGTGGGGTATGACTTCATTCGATACCGTGAATATTTATGCGGCTAATGAAGAGATCAGCACGGCGAAGGTTTTTGGTGGTTCGGCGTCCAGTGTTCCGCTGAAAGTGAAAGATGGCGTTGAATTGTTGCTCCCCAAGGAAGGGCGCGACAAGCTGAAAGCGCGTATTACATATCAGGGACCTCTCAATGCACCTGTTTTAGCCGATACTGAGGTCGGGACGCTGCAGTTTGAACTGAATGGCAATGTCGTTCAGCAAATGCCACTTTACACGGCGCAGGAAGTACCTGTTGGTACGCTATCGCAGCGAGCCATGGGCGCAGTCATGGAACTCTCCACCGGTTGGTTGAGGAAGTATCTTTAA